CAGGGTGCCCCTGCATCTTAACCAACAGATCCGATAAAATCGTCGTCTTGTTGAAGTTCCCTCCTGCCAAACCGGAGCCGTCGTTCATCTGAATGTGAGTGGTATCCAAGCCCATTTCTGCTGCAAATTCCCGAACCTGCTGAATTCCGTGTTCAAACGATCCCGGCTGTTCTCCGGCCTTGGCAGAAAGCGTTTTGAGTATCATCTCGGTATAGAAATTATCGCTCTCTTTGTTCACCCAGTTTATGAGCTCAGCCAGCGGCTTCGATTCATGTTCAGCCAGGATGTTTGTTGTATCGTAATCGAAGGCTTTATCATAAACCACAATCGCACCGTCAAACTGAATTCCGTTGTCATTGAGGTATTCTTTAAAGGAATCCAAAAAGAACATGGGCGGATTATCAATCGAAAGCGATTCATCTTCATAATAATCCTTAGGAAGAGTGCTACCCAGCACAATACGATTGCCCCCCATCTCCCGGCGATAGTATTCGTCGTATTCGGTGGCCTGGTGAGTGATTACTTGCCGGTTTTCAAAATGTACATAATCTGTGCTATCCGGAAACCAGGTAATGCGCGGAGTTTCCCCAATTTTACCTTCTGCAAACACTTCCAGATCCACGGCATTGTTGTTGAAGGAAAGCGGGCTGACCTGAACTCCGTAGTAGAATGAAAAATCGTACCAGTCCCATCCTTTGGGGTAATGCTGCCCGTCAAATAAGCTAACATCGGCCATCAGCATTCCATCAATCTCTTCAATTCCCTTTGCTTTCAGCTGATTGGCAAACTTTCGGAACACATGATAACGGTCATCATTATACAAGTCGCCGCTTATTGAGGGATCTCCACTTCCCTTTATGATGAGATTACCCTTCCATGTATTGCCCGACAATTCTCCATCTCCATAAACCAAAGTCTGAAAGCGGTAATCAGCGCCAAAAAAATCGAGGAATGCGGCTGTAGTTAATAGCTTTTGGTTGGAAGCGGGAACAATCACTTTGCCGGGATTGAAGCTTTCCAGTATCCGGCCCTGATCGTCCCGTACCGTTACCGACCAAAACGCTTCCTGATTCGGAGCCTGATCAATAATAGCCGAAAGATTCTGAGCACAGAGGGTTTCCGCAAAAAATGCGAGGAGCAATGGAAGTACAATGCGGAAAGAAAGCTTCATTTAGCTTACAAAGTATTTTTCTTCTTCACCCTGAAATGCATTCAGAATTTCATCAGTAGAGCTGCAATTGAGTATTGTTTCCCTGAATGATCCGCTGTTCATCAGCCTTGAAATCCGGCTTAGCAGTTTAATATGCTGGCTGTTATTTGATTCCGGCCCAACAAGCAGAAAAACCAACCGAACCGGTTCATTGTCGATAGAATCAAAGTCGAGCGGTTCTTCCAGAAGAGCAAAAGCGGCAAGGTTATCATCCACCGACGAAGTTTTTGCGTGCGGAATAGCGAGTCCTTTCCCCACACCGGTACTCATGATTTTTTCGCGTTCAAACACAGCTTGTCTTATTTCTTCCAACTGTTCTTTGGACTCCACTTTTTCCTCTAAAGCATCTACAAGGGCATTTATGAGTTCTTTTTTGGAGCCAACAGCAAAGCTGGGGAGAACCGTGGTTTGATCTAACAGCGAAAATAAATTCATGTAATTTCCTGGCAAAAATAAAGATTCGATAGCGCTCGAATATAGGCAGTGAAGAGTGAATCAATCAAAGATTAATTGCATTGTTTTTAGCTAAGCCGAATAATAAGGGGTAAGCTGTAACCGATTTTTACAAAAAAGGATCACTCTGACTTTTGTCCTTTACTTTCAGTTCAGCACCTTTCCCAGATTCAGGTTGACTACATCCATACCTTGCTCTATTCCCCCTATCAATAACCCGCCAAAATCCTTAAACTTGGCCATGGATTGGATCCGGAGCACACTCACAATTTTAAAGAAAGACCTGCAGATTGAACTGCGCACCCGATTTGCCTTCAACATGGTGTTGGCTTTTGTTGCGGCAGCCATGCTTTTAGTATTATTCACCCTCCGCGCCGACCAGCTGGAACCGGGACCAAAATCCGGCCTGGTTTGGATTATCATTCTCTTTGCTGCTCTGTCTGCCCTTAGCCGAAGTTTCATTTCTGAAACCGATAAAAAAACCTTTGACCTGCTCCGTATTTACGCCGAAGGAACCACCGTTTATACCGGGAAACTGCTATACAATTTTTTGTTTACGCTGCTTATAAATGTCGCCACTTTCGCAGGTTATATTTTTCTGATGGGTTTGGAGATTCAATCCTGGCCGGCATTTCTTGTTATGCTGTTGGTGGGAACCGCAGGCCTATCAGGCGTGGCAACGATGACAGCGGCCGTTGTGTCTCAGGCCGACCGCAAAGGGGCTATATTCTCTGTGTTGAGCATCCCCCTGTTTATGCCGTTAGTACTCTTACTGGCTGATATCAGTAAAACAGCCTTCATAAGTGGCGGAGACGGCTCTATGAACAACGTCACGGCTCTGATCGGCTTTGCGGGGGTAACCATCACCGCCGGAATTTTGCTTTTTGATTACATTTGGGAGGAATGACGGTAGACGAACGACGAGGGACCAATGACCAATGACCATTGAAGATAGACAAATGACTAACGATAGACCGATTTACTGTTATGGCTTTTAAGTTTGAGAAATTAGAGGTTTGGCAATTGGCTGTAGATTTAGCTGATGAGATCTATCTGTTAATTGAAGCGTTGCCTGATACTGAAAAGTTTAACCTAACTTCACAAATTCAAAGAGCCGTTACATCTGTATCTTTAAATATTGCTGAAGGCTCGACTGGTCAAACTGATCCGGAACAGTCTCGGTTTATTGGATATGCTCATAGATCGTTGATGGAGGTTGTAGCTTGTCTTATTCTAATGAAAAAGAGAGCTTATATTTCTACAGAACTTTTCGAAAAACTTTACCAAGATTCGGAAAAGTTATCTGCTAAATTGTTAGCAATGAAAAAATATCTAAAGAAAGGACTTCAATCCAATGAACCAGGCAAGAGCTACGAAATTGAATAAGCGTTGGTCGTCAGTCAGTGGTCATTCGTCGTTGGTCCTTCGTCGTCCATCACTCGTCATAAATAAAAGAAATTCATGAACATCAAGTTTGGAAACAGAAGAATAATTGGACAGAGCCGGGCTAAGGAACAGGTTGAGCGCATGCTGGCTTCAGACCGGATTAGCCATGCTTACCTTCTTTCCGGCCCCTCAGGCGTGGGAAAAACCGCTTTTGCCCTGGCTTTTGCCGAGGCCATTAATGGCATCGATCACCTCAGTGATTTGGGAGAATATAAGGCCTCAAAAAAGTCATCCTGGTTTACTCATCCGGATATTCATGTCTTCATCCCTAAGCCCACATCAGCTAAAACAGAAGAACTACGCGACCGGCTGGAACTGCTTTCCAAAGATCCCTACGAGATTATCGATTTTTCCCAGCGCCCTTCTTTGGATGATGAGTCTTCCAAAAACCTGCAGGCTTTCTATCCCATTGACTATTTCCGGGATGACATCCGCCCTATCGCCAAGCTCAAGCCCAACGAAGGGAATCGCGTGGTCATTATTCTCACCCATGTTGAGACCATGAGGAAAGAGACTGCCAATGCCTTCTTGAAGTTATTGGAAGAACCCTCTGACCGGCTAATGTTTATCCTCACCACCGAAAGCTACGAAAGCCTCCTTCCCACCATTACATCGCGCTGCCAGCATATTCCCCTGGGAGCACTTAAAGCCCAAGAGGTTGAACAGGGGCTAATTGATGTGGATGGTTTGGAACCGGAAGCCGCAGCTTACCTGGCAAGAGTGTCGAATGGAAACTATGCCATGACCCGTTTTTTTGATGTCTCCAAACTGAAGGAGAACCGGGAATCCGTGGTTGAATATCTCCGCATGGCGTTCAGCCAGGATGCAAACGGCCTATCAACGCTGGTGCAAGATTGGCAAAGTTCTCAGAATATTGAAGGCTTAATCGCCATGACTAACCTGATCGAAATGTACATCCGGGATTTGATGGTGTATCGTGAAACCGGCGAAAAGAAATTCATCACTAACATTGATCAGCTGGAATCCATACAAAAATTTGTAAAAGCCCTGGATGACGCCCGGCTGGAGGAAATGATAACCCATCTGGATGAATTTCGACCCGCTCTTCGCCAAAATGTAAACCCTAAGCTTATATTTATTGTTTTGGCATTACGATTTTCAACCCTGATGCGCGGACTTGATCCCATTATCCCCGATGAAGAAAACTGGAAACACGTACCCGCATTTGTAGAATAGCTTATGAAAGAAATCACGTTTCATAAAATGCAGGGAGCCGGTAACGACTTTGTGGTTATCGACAACCGAAAGTATGGATTTGCTTTGGATCAGATCATCAAGATTACTCCAAAACTATGTGACCGGAAGTTTGGGATTGGCGGGGATGGAATTTTAGTGCTCCAACCGGCTCAAAAAGCGGAGGTCGATTTCACTATGATTTACCGGAATGCTGACGGCAGTGATGCCGGCATGTGTGGAAATGGAGCCCGATGCTTGGTTATGTTTGCCTTTAAAAACGGGTTTAATGCCACACAAACCTTTAACGTACACGATAACGTGTATGAGGCTGAAGTTCATGCTGATAACAGCGTCAGCATTCATTTTCCGGTTCACGTACAACCTGAACGAAGAACGCTGAACGGCTACGACCTGATTAAAGCTGATGCCGCTACGGAACACTTGGTCACATTCATCCCACAAGAAAAACTTGAAGATGAAAAAGAACTGGTAAGTATAGGGAGTGAATTGCGCTATCATCCTGAGGTAAATCCACCCGGCAGTAATGTTAACTTTGTTTGTGCTGAAGACGGAGAATCCATCCATCTGCAAACTTATGAGCGGGGCGTAGAAGGTCTTACCCTTGCTTGCGGAACCGGAGCCTTAGCCTCTGCCATAGCCACTCATTTCCACAAACAGCAACAAGAAAAGCATGCCACCTACACCGTGAAAGTTAAAGGAGGAACGCTAAAAGCCTCATTCGATTTTAATCCTGATACAACCACTTATCACCAATTAATTTTAACGGGACCTGCTCATTTTGTTTTTGAAGGCATCTACACTTTATAAGTACTCACTCATCTTAATGGCCGGAATTTTGCTCAGCGGCTGTTCGGCTTCCATCTCTAACTCGGTAAGTAACCGGGACTCTAGCGAACAATATGTAAGTCGCTATCTTGTTCCCAATCAGCTGCCGGTACCGCAATCCATCCAAAGTGTGCAATTGTACCGTAAAGGAAGCGACAACAATCCACCCATTATCGAACTTGGTTCAGCCCAAAAAATGGTCCTCGCCTTTGATGAGTTATCCGACTTATCCGGCCAGTTTCGTATCACATTCACCCATCACGATCAGGATTGGGATAACAGCAATATTCCACAGGATTGGTACCTGGAGGGAATTAATGAGATTATCGTAGGCGGTGGAGAAAAGAATGAGTTAAGCGACCCTGACTTTTTTCATTATGAAACCGAATTCCCAAACAACCGGCTGAAGTTTAAAATCAGCGGTAACTACATGCTTCATGTTTCGGATTTTGATTCCGGTGTGAAGCTCTTTTCCCTTCCCTTTTTCGTAACTGAAGATGCGGGTGAGATACGTTCATGGGTAGAAACCATCTATAATGCCGGACAGCGATATAATGCCGTCGACCAGCCATTCAGTGAGTTTGTTTACCCGGATTTCATTGAATTTCCCCAGTTTGATTTAAGTTTCTATTTTGTTCAGAACCGATTTTGGGGTGATCAGAAACGATCCGAAAATTACGATTTCTCCGAACAGGATCGCTCACAGTTTCATCTGTCAAGAGAAAGAGCTTTCCCGGCTAATTATGATTTCATCGGGTTGAACCTCAACTCCCTGTCGGTGGACGGCAGCCAAATCATAGATGTGCAATTTGGGCAGACCCCACCGTTGGTGATACTTCGGGAAGACATTCTCAACTTCACTTCCGATCCGGTTAGCAGCTGGACGTCCAACTTTGGCAATCCAAAAAGCTCAACTGATTCCCGCTATGCCACCGTCAGGTTTCGTTTTCATGATGGCGGAAGATTCTCTGAAGATAAGGGCGTTTACCTGGTGGGAGATTTTAATCAGTGGCTGCTTTCAGAAAATAATAAACTACGCTACAATGAGGATTCCGGGTATTGGGAAACCACTTCCCTGATAAAACAAGGAACCTACACATATAAATATGCCACAAAAGAAGGCGAACACGGCATTGATGATCTCATTTTGAGTGATACCATTACCCGCCGGAATCAGGAATATGCAAGTTTTGTGTATTTCCAGGATCCGGAATATCGTTACCAACGATTACTACAGGTTCAAATATTCCGGAGCTCGGAGTAACACACTCTTTAGAAGTCTATACCAATGGAGAAGTAGTGGATAGGATCATCTCCAAACCCTTCTCTGCCGTATGGCCACCCAACATCATACCTGAAAGGCAGGCCAAAAACGATAGTTCGCAATCCAAAACCAGCTCCAATCAGGATATCACCGTCATAATATGGAGCTTCAAACTGTACGGGTCCTTGTGGAGTCTGGGCCTGGTCACTGAATCGTTCTTCAGCAATTTTGAAGTCCAGCTTAGCTTTGTTAATTACAGGCTCTCCGTTATCCAATAGTCCGTAGTCAATTCGCTCGCCCCATGCGGTTCCAACATCAAGGAAAGCAGCTCCCGTGATGTTATAGAACGGGAGAATCGGGAGTGCGCCGGGAACAACGGCAGCAAAAAGAGGAAAACGGAATTCTGCATTAATTAATGAGAAATTGCTTCCGTAGATGCTGTTATAGGCATATCCACGAACCGGTAAAGCAGGTACGGTAAAGAAACTGTCCGTCAGCTTATCAAAGGAAAGTCCGTTATTACTAAACTGCTGGTTAATCCAACCAAGCCGGCCTCCCATAAAATAGGTTTGCTTGTCTGGGCCGATGGAAGTGGCGCCCGATGCCCGCAAGGCAATGGAATACTGCCCGCTTCGTCCCAAGCCAATGTACTGTCTGAAATCAGCCAATACAGATCCAAATTGTGGAGCATTCTCACCAACACCGGGGCTGCCCGAGATTCCTATTGAATATCTACGTCCACCTCTTGGGGTTAAAAATCCGGGTAAGGTCCGATCGTTGGTAAATACAACTTCCGGGTATAGAAACAGACTTCGCTGATTATCGGGTTGGTTTGCACTCGTTGATAAACCCGCATACCGATCGCTCACTGAGCTGTAATCACGGGTAACTCCCATTGCTGAAAAGCCAAAATCGATCCGTTTAAACTTGTTAAATGGATATTGAGCGTTTACAGAGCCACCGAATGTCCGGAACCGGATAAGTTCCCCAAAAATAGTCTGATATCTTCTGGACGTGTGAAAGTATGAACCAAACCAATTGGTGCGATTTTTCAGGTATCCGTATTGTATGGAATAGTCACTGTTCCGCAGATCTGTTACAAAATTGGTTCCCAGTGCAATTTGGTGATCTCCCAGCAGATCACTGATGATAAATTGCGTTTGAGCCGCTGAGCCATAAGTGGAAGCTACAAAAGTGGGGTTATATGCTATATCCGTAGAAAACTTAAGCCGGTAGTTCTTAGGTTGAAAGCGTCCATCATCCGTAATGTTATTCTCCGGAGTGAAGCTTTTAATGTCTTCCAACTCAAGCGTTGTGTCCTCCATAACTTCTGTACTGAACACATAATTTCTGAAGTCGATTTCATCAGACTCTTGCTCTTGCTGCGCTACTTCTTCCGTGCCCTCTTCCCCTCCAGTCTCGGTTTCACCGGCTTGTTCAACTTCCTCATCAGCATTAGCAACGCGTTCGCCTTCCAGGCTCAGTCCATCGGCAAATAGTTGCTGAGCATACCGGATAGCCGGAACCCGGGTAAGTTTACTTTCTGAAGCCCTTCGTTGTGCCCAGTAATTTTTGGAGAGCTCGCCTCCTTTATCCCGGTTGAGTGGAGACCTCAGCAAGAAAATATCGAGGTACCCTTCATTGATGGAGTTAAAAGCCAACCGTGAACCATCACCACTTATCGAGATTTGAGAGGCTCCGGTTTGTAAATTCGTTAATGGGACTGATGTCCGGGTATCCAGGTTGTATTCATAAACATTCAGGATTCCGTTCTCATCAGAGATATATACCAAGCGTCCGTCTCTGGTTGTTTGTGGGCCTTTTTCACTCCATGTAGGCGTATTGGTCAGCCTTGTGGCTGTAGTCCTGGCGTTCAGGTTTACCCGAAAGATGTCGGTTTGGTAGATGCTCTCATCACCTAACAAATCATAACTGAGCGTATAATTGTGGAGTGCTACTTTCTCTCCCCGGTCAGACACAAAGTAAAGTGTTTCTGAGTCCGTGCCCCAGGCCGGCTGCATGTCTGAGAAGAAGTCGCCGGTTACATTGATTAATTTACCGGTTTCCAGGTTGTACACAAAAATGTCCTGATAAGGACCGATGTTACCATCAAAGGCTAATTTCTTACCATCCGGTGACCAGGCAATGGAAGCAATGGCATCCAGGTTGGGAAACTTAAGCTTATTTATTTTACCGGTGTTGTAGTTTATCAGGGCAATATCATCTCTTCCTTTTGATTTAGTTGAGATCGCAATCTGATTTCCATCCGGCGACCAGGCAATATTTGGATTCAAAATGTTCAGTTCCTCAAACTCAGGATTGTCTTCTCCCCTGATCAACGTCTTCAGTTTTCTTCCATCAATGGCACTGATGGCTACCACATCAAAATACCCTCTCCTATTGGTAATAAAGGCTACTTTATCGCCTTGCGGAGATATGGCCGGGCTGGTATTATAAGACCCGTACTGCCCTCGTTCAGTCAGCTGATTAGCGATCATATCGGCTCGTTCCCGTTCAGCTACCTCCGGATAGTATCTTTCCTGAAGAGCATCTTGCCAGGCTTTATCCAATTCTTTAAAGTTTAGTCCCAGTGACTGTTGTAAGCCAACCTCCACACTTCTTGTGGTTTTAATTCTTTGCAGTATTTCGGCAATTTTCTGACGGCCGTATTCTTCGACCACAAAATTCCAAAACGATTGCCCGCCCCGGTAGGCATAGTACCCGCTCAGGTACTGAAGCGGAGGCAAGTAGTTATTGATTACTGCATCCCTAACATACATATCTGTATTCGTATCCCAGCCTAAGGCAGTGTACTCAGCAAGGCCCTCTTCAAACCAAAGTGGAAACTGAAGCTGAATGTTATTGCGGATAATGGAATTGATGGTACCGCCGTAAAACATATCGTTAAAAACCGCGTGAACCAGCTCGTGGTGAAGCGTACGACGGAAATCGGCATAGTCTCCGGTAAAAGGGACCGTCATCCGGTTTTTCATTTTGTCAGTCACCCCGCCAATTCCCTCTGCGCTGGTAGGCAGATTTACTACATTCGTTTGGGAGAAATCGTTGTGAGAATCATAAACGATGAGCGTTATACGATTGGATATCTCATGGTTAAAATCTTCGGACAGTTGCTTGTAGGCCGACTCGATACTTTTCGCCCCAAATTCAGCCAGCTCATAGTTCTTTTCTCCGTAGTAATACACATCGAAATGCTTGGACTGAATGTAGCGCCATTCAAAATCCTCATAAACTACCCTGTTCTTACCAAAGGAGTAATATTGAGCCAGAGCCGGTGTACCGGACATAAATACTATTGCAGCGAGTAATACAACTGAACTAATTTTAACTTTCATAATAGAGAGTATTAAAAGTTATTTGGCTAATCCGAAGTCGATTTGTCGTTTTTCCAAGTTGGTGCTTTTAACATAAACACGGATTTCATCGCCAAGCTGAAACTGTTTTCCGCTCTTGCGGCCAACCAGGGCATGGCGCTTTTCATTGAAAACGAAATAATCACTTTTCAGATCGCTCATTCTTATCATTCCTTCACAGTAAATGTCTTTTAGGTTCACAAAAATTCCCCGTTCCATCACACCGCTGATAATTCCGTCAAATTTCTCACCGGTTTTACCGCTTAAAAACTCAACCTGCTTCAGTTTTATGGAGTCACGTTCAGCGTCAACGGCAACACGTTCGCGCTCACTGCAATGTTCTCCATCTTTTTTGAGCTGATCGTGGGTGTAAACCCTCGCTCCTGAATTGTAACCTTTTAGAAGCCGGTGCACAATAACATCAGGGTAACGGCGAATGGGACTGGTAAAGTGTGCATAGTGCCCAAAACCCAATCCAAAGTGACCGAGATTATTCGGTGAATATTCAGCCTTAGCCATTGCCCTGAGCATTAGTCCGTTAACGATATACTCCAGGCTTGTATTTTCCACTTTTTTGAGAAGGTCGTTGATCTTTTTAGGAGAGATTTTATCCCCGAGATCAAACTTGATTCCTATGGGTTTAACCTGCTCCGCTATGGAAGCCAGTTTCTCCTGATCCGGCTTGTCATGTACCCGGTAGAAAAATGGATACAAGTCTTTTGAGCGCTTCTTATCTGACTTTTTACGTAATTCCTCCACATGCATAGCCACTGTTTTATTGGCCATCAGCATGCATTCCTCAATCAGACGATGGGCAAAAATACGTTCCTTCAAAATTACTTTGAGCGGCTTACCGTCATCATCTAAAACAAACTTGGGTTCAGGGGTGTCAAAGTCTATCGCTCCTTCACGGAATCGTTTGTCCAGGAGTATCCGGGCTAACTCTTCCGCCAGCTTCACCTCTTTGGCATATTTGTGATTCTTACCCTCAATCACTTCTTGAGCCTGTTCGTAAGTAAATCTCTGTTTGGAATGAATCACGGTTTCCTCCACAGAGTAATCAACCAGCTTGCCATTCGGGGCAATTTCCATAAAGCAGCTGTAGGTCAGCTTGTCTTCATTAGGGCGCAAACTGCACACACCATTACTCAGCACTTCCGGGAGCATAGGAATCACACGATCCACTAAATAAACGCTTGTTCCCCGGCTGTGTGCTTCTTCATCCAGCACGGTTTTTGGGGTGAGGTAATGCGTTACATCGGCAATATGAACCCCCAGGTAATAGTTTCCATTATCCAGCTTTTTGATGCTCAGCGCATCATCAAAATCCTTGGCATCTTCCGGGTCGATGGTAAAAACATTCTCGTCTCTTAAATCCCGGCGTCTGTGGCATTCCTCTTCGGGAATCTCGGTTGGAATCTGGTTAGCATACTCCTCCACTTGTTTGGGAAATTCAGCAACCATGTCATTTTCAGCCAGTATGGATAATACGTTGGCATCATTTGAACCCGATTTTCCTAAAACCGATTTGATACGGGCTTCCGGTAACGCTTTGGGGTGAACCCAGTTCACAAGCTCAAATATAACCTTGTCGCCATCCTCAGCTCCATTTACGAATTCCGGAAGTACAAAGAAGTTGGTATGAACCGATTTCTTATCCGATTCAATCACAAAATTCTCTTTACTGACTTTTGTAAGTGTACCTACATAAAAGTCTTTGCCCCGTTCCAGTATTTCCAGGATTTTACCCCGGGGTTGGCCGGAGCCCTTTTTCTGCCCGGTTATCTTAACCCGAACTTTATCATCGTTCAGAGCCGTTCCTACATCGCGGGATGAAATCATTATATCCTGATCCAGCTCATCGGTAATTACATAACCGGTTCCGCGGACTGAGATATCAATCTTTCCTTCAACAACATGGGACGAACCCGAGGACTTCTTTGCCTTCTTCCTGGTGTTTTTCCCAAGAAAAACATAATTGTCTTTTCGGCTGATGGTGTTTTGATTAGCCAGCCGGCCCAGTGATTTGTCCAGCCGTTTTATCTCGTTATTACTTTCTAACCGAAGTACGCTAATAATTTGCTCTCTTGTTAGCTTACCGTCGGGGCTGTTTTTCAATAAATCAACAACCAGGTCTTCAAATTTACTTAGTCTTTCTTTCTTACTACTCATTCAAATATTCTTATGCGGGATCTCGTCCCTCTATGTTTTCTGTTATTTCTTCTTGATTCTGTTCTTTTTCTTTAACGCCAAATAGCTTTCTGAAAGGCGAAAGCAACCGATTGAAAAATTCATCCCAGGTATTGAAACTTACTTTGGCTTCAAGGCCTACACCATTTATTTCCTGAGATTGTTGTGATTGTTCGGTGCTGCTAATGGTTCCGAAGGTAAGATCCTGGCGGTGGAAAGCCGTTACTGCAAAGGTGCGGTTTATTCTAAAGGTAGCACCAAGATCTCCAATATTTGATTGTCTTCCTGTGATTTGTCCTTCCCGGCGAAGTATTATTTTGTCATTGTAAAGCCGTAGCGCTACTCCAAGGTCAACTTGGTTATATGTATTTAAGTTAAAATCTACATCTAAACTACTCAAATCACTGTTCAATAACGAATTTACCTGATTTGATAACAATGGGTTAATAACCTGGCTCGAAAGCAATGGATTCAGCACCGCTGCACTGCCCGATAAATTTTCTCCAAAGGGATTGGCTTGAGGGTCACCTGCTGAAGAAACCGGTATAAAATCTCCCATAAGCATAAAGTTGGTGGCCTGAATTAACTTCAGGCTTTCATCCCTGTTAATGGAGGCCAGCTGGGTGGACAGCGTTGAGCTTTGTTGCGACTCAAAGGTATTGGGCAAACGGAAAAAGAAATTATTTTCAATACTGGTTAGGGTTCCACCGATATTCAGCACTAATTCTACAGGCACCCGTTGGGCATTTTCAGGATCCCTGGAGCCGGTGCTGCTCAGGGTGTTAATATCAGGCCGGGCACGATAAATGGCATTCAGGTTCAGGCGTGCATTTGCAGGATCTCCCTCCCAGATAATGGTACCGCCTGATTCCAGCTCGAAACGGCGGGTAAAGATATCGCCACTCACAAACTGGTAGTTCCCGCCCGTTATATCAAAGCGGCCAAACATGGATACCTGTTCGTCTTCCAGCAATATGCGCAAGCGACCGGTACCATCGGCTGTTACGATATCGCCGGTAACCGGATCGAAAATCAGTTGTACTGTCATCGGGTTGGTAGCCACAAACTGCAGATCTAAAGTAAAACGCTCAGCAAAGGTAAGCTCCTCTTCCGGCTGGCCCTGTTCGTCATTAATTCGATTTCGGGAATTAGTGGAATTTACACCTGACCGTAAATCGTCCACGTCAAAAGAGTTCACGAAACGTATAAACCGGTTGTCTTCATTAAATTCCGTTTCCTCCAATAATGGGATGGAAATCTGTGAAAAATCAG
The nucleotide sequence above comes from Gracilimonas sp.. Encoded proteins:
- the rnr gene encoding ribonuclease R, which translates into the protein MSSKKERLSKFEDLVVDLLKNSPDGKLTREQIISVLRLESNNEIKRLDKSLGRLANQNTISRKDNYVFLGKNTRKKAKKSSGSSHVVEGKIDISVRGTGYVITDELDQDIMISSRDVGTALNDDKVRVKITGQKKGSGQPRGKILEILERGKDFYVGTLTKVSKENFVIESDKKSVHTNFFVLPEFVNGAEDGDKVIFELVNWVHPKALPEARIKSVLGKSGSNDANVLSILAENDMVAEFPKQVEEYANQIPTEIPEEECHRRRDLRDENVFTIDPEDAKDFDDALSIKKLDNGNYYLGVHIADVTHYLTPKTVLDEEAHSRGTSVYLVDRVIPMLPEVLSNGVCSLRPNEDKLTYSCFMEIAPNGKLVDYSVEETVIHSKQRFTYEQAQEVIEGKNHKYAKEVKLAEELARILLDKRFREGAIDFDTPEPKFVLDDDGKPLKVILKERIFAHRLIEECMLMANKTVAMHVEELRKKSDKKRSKDLYPFFYRVHDKPDQEKLASIAEQVKPIGIKFDLGDKISPKKINDLLKKVENTSLEYIVNGLMLRAMAKAEYSPNNLGHFGLGFGHYAHFTSPIRRYPDVIVHRLLKGYNSGARVYTHDQLKKDGEHCSERERVAVDAERDSIKLKQVEFLSGKTGEKFDGIISGVMERGIFVNLKDIYCEGMIRMSDLKSDYFVFNEKRHALVGRKSGKQFQLGDEIRVYVKSTNLEKRQIDFGLAK
- a CDS encoding peptidase MA family metallohydrolase, which translates into the protein MKVKISSVVLLAAIVFMSGTPALAQYYSFGKNRVVYEDFEWRYIQSKHFDVYYYGEKNYELAEFGAKSIESAYKQLSEDFNHEISNRITLIVYDSHNDFSQTNVVNLPTSAEGIGGVTDKMKNRMTVPFTGDYADFRRTLHHELVHAVFNDMFYGGTINSIIRNNIQLQFPLWFEEGLAEYTALGWDTNTDMYVRDAVINNYLPPLQYLSGYYAYRGGQSFWNFVVEEYGRQKIAEILQRIKTTRSVEVGLQQSLGLNFKELDKAWQDALQERYYPEVAERERADMIANQLTERGQYGSYNTSPAISPQGDKVAFITNRRGYFDVVAISAIDGRKLKTLIRGEDNPEFEELNILNPNIAWSPDGNQIAISTKSKGRDDIALINYNTGKINKLKFPNLDAIASIAWSPDGKKLAFDGNIGPYQDIFVYNLETGKLINVTGDFFSDMQPAWGTDSETLYFVSDRGEKVALHNYTLSYDLLGDESIYQTDIFRVNLNARTTATRLTNTPTWSEKGPQTTRDGRLVYISDENGILNVYEYNLDTRTSVPLTNLQTGASQISISGDGSRLAFNSINEGYLDIFLLRSPLNRDKGGELSKNYWAQRRASESKLTRVPAIRYAQQLFADGLSLEGERVANADEEVEQAGETETGGEEGTEEVAQQEQESDEIDFRNYVFSTEVMEDTTLELEDIKSFTPENNITDDGRFQPKNYRLKFSTDIAYNPTFVASTYGSAAQTQFIISDLLGDHQIALGTNFVTDLRNSDYSIQYGYLKNRTNWFGSYFHTSRRYQTIFGELIRFRTFGGSVNAQYPFNKFKRIDFGFSAMGVTRDYSSVSDRYAGLSTSANQPDNQRSLFLYPEVVFTNDRTLPGFLTPRGGRRYSIGISGSPGVGENAPQFGSVLADFRQYIGLGRSGQYSIALRASGATSIGPDKQTYFMGGRLGWINQQFSNNGLSFDKLTDSFFTVPALPVRGYAYNSIYGSNFSLINAEFRFPLFAAVVPGALPILPFYNITGAAFLDVGTAWGERIDYGLLDNGEPVINKAKLDFKIAEERFSDQAQTPQGPVQFEAPYYDGDILIGAGFGLRTIVFGLPFRYDVGWPYGREGFGDDPIHYFSIGIDF